A portion of the Mycobacterium paraseoulense genome contains these proteins:
- a CDS encoding dienelactone hydrolase family protein, producing MPNIIDTITTADGTCTVHLFTPDGPEAKVPWPGVVMYPDAGGVRDTFEQMAARLAGYGYTVLLPDVYYRSGDWAPFDMATVFGDERERRRLFGMIGSVTPDKMAGDAAAFFDYLAARPEVSGERFGVCGYCMGGRTSLIVAGRVPERVAAAASFHGGGLVTDTADSPHLLADRMSATVYVGGAKDDASFTRENAEQLEKALTAAGVRHTVEWYPAGHGFAVPDNAPYDPAAAERHWQAMTEVFASALPR from the coding sequence ATGCCGAACATCATCGACACCATCACCACCGCTGACGGAACCTGCACCGTCCACTTGTTCACCCCGGACGGCCCGGAAGCCAAGGTTCCTTGGCCCGGCGTGGTCATGTACCCCGATGCCGGCGGGGTGCGCGACACCTTCGAGCAAATGGCGGCCAGACTGGCCGGATACGGCTACACCGTGCTGCTTCCCGACGTGTACTACCGCAGCGGCGATTGGGCACCGTTCGACATGGCCACCGTGTTCGGCGACGAGCGGGAACGCAGGCGGCTGTTCGGCATGATCGGCAGCGTCACGCCGGACAAGATGGCCGGCGACGCAGCCGCCTTCTTCGACTACCTGGCGGCCCGGCCCGAGGTGTCCGGTGAACGTTTCGGCGTGTGCGGCTACTGCATGGGCGGGCGCACGTCGCTGATCGTCGCCGGCCGGGTGCCCGAGCGTGTCGCCGCCGCGGCGTCGTTCCACGGCGGCGGCCTGGTGACCGACACCGCGGACAGCCCACACCTGCTCGCCGACCGGATGAGCGCCACGGTGTACGTGGGTGGCGCCAAGGACGACGCCTCCTTCACGCGCGAGAACGCCGAGCAGCTCGAGAAGGCGCTGACGGCGGCCGGCGTGCGACACACCGTCGAGTGGTATCCGGCGGGCCACGGGTTCGCGGTTCCCGACAATGCGCCGTACGACCCGGCCGCGGCCGAACGGCACTGGCAGGCCATGACCGAGGTCTTCGCTTCCGCGTTACCGCGCTGA
- a CDS encoding thymidylate synthase → MPISTPYEDLLRLVLERGTAKSDRTGTGTRSLFGQQLRYDLSAGFPLITTKKVHLKSVVYELLWFLRGDSNVAWLHEHGVTIWDEWASETGDLGPIYGVQWRSWPTPSGEHIDQISAALDLLRTDPNSRRIIVSAWNVGEIPQMALPPCHAFFQFYVADGRLSCQLYQRSADLFLGVPFNIASYALLTHMMAAQAGLAVGEFVWTGGDCHIYDNHIEQVRTQLSREPRPYPELALAQRDSIFDYTYDDVVVKNYDPHPAIKAPVAV, encoded by the coding sequence GTGCCGATTTCGACGCCCTACGAGGACCTGCTGCGCCTGGTGCTCGAGCGGGGCACCGCCAAATCCGACCGCACCGGCACCGGGACCCGCAGCCTGTTCGGCCAGCAGTTGCGCTACGACCTGTCGGCCGGCTTCCCGCTGATCACCACCAAGAAGGTGCATCTGAAGTCGGTCGTCTACGAGTTGCTGTGGTTCTTGCGCGGCGACTCCAACGTCGCCTGGCTGCACGAGCACGGTGTCACCATCTGGGACGAATGGGCAAGTGAAACAGGAGATCTCGGGCCGATCTATGGTGTGCAGTGGCGGTCCTGGCCGACGCCGTCGGGCGAACACATCGACCAGATCAGCGCGGCGCTGGACTTGCTGCGCACCGACCCGAACTCCCGGCGCATCATCGTCTCGGCGTGGAACGTCGGGGAGATCCCGCAGATGGCACTGCCGCCGTGCCACGCGTTCTTCCAGTTCTACGTGGCCGACGGCCGGCTGAGCTGCCAGCTGTATCAGCGCAGCGCCGACCTGTTCCTCGGGGTGCCGTTCAACATCGCCAGCTACGCGCTGCTCACCCACATGATGGCCGCCCAGGCCGGTCTGGCGGTCGGTGAGTTCGTCTGGACGGGCGGCGACTGCCACATCTACGACAACCACATCGAGCAGGTGCGGACCCAGCTCAGCCGCGAGCCACGGCCCTACCCGGAACTGGCACTGGCGCAGCGGGATTCGATCTTCGACTACACCTACGACGACGTCGTCGTGAAGAATTACGACCCGCACCCGGCGATCAAAGCCCCCGTCGCTGTATGA
- a CDS encoding dihydrofolate reductase — translation MTDLGLVWAQSTSGIIGRGGDIPWRVPEDLARFKELTIGHTVVMGRRTWESLPAKVRPLPGRRNVVLSRRSDFAADGAQVVESLDAALAGAGDEPETWVIGGEQVYLLALPRATRCEVTEVEVDLRRDDDDALAPVLDDSWLGETGEWQVSRTGLRYRLHSYRRA, via the coding sequence ATGACCGACCTCGGTCTGGTGTGGGCTCAGTCGACGTCCGGCATCATCGGCCGTGGTGGTGACATCCCGTGGCGAGTGCCCGAGGACCTGGCCCGCTTCAAGGAGCTGACCATCGGGCACACCGTGGTCATGGGCCGGCGCACGTGGGAGTCGTTGCCGGCGAAGGTCCGGCCGCTACCGGGCCGCCGAAATGTCGTACTCTCGCGTCGGAGCGACTTTGCGGCCGACGGGGCGCAGGTCGTCGAGTCGCTCGACGCGGCTCTGGCCGGTGCCGGGGACGAGCCCGAGACCTGGGTGATCGGCGGCGAGCAGGTCTATCTGCTCGCGCTGCCGCGCGCCACCCGGTGCGAGGTCACCGAGGTCGAAGTCGACCTGCGGCGCGACGACGACGACGCGCTGGCTCCGGTGCTCGACGACAGCTGGCTCGGTGAGACAGGGGAGTGGCAGGTCAGCCGCACGGGGCTGCG